Proteins from one Oscillatoria nigro-viridis PCC 7112 genomic window:
- a CDS encoding BMP family protein: MRSRVRVNIVEIPFNKFIGVQKVILLRKAIMRIQSFLKQMTLGALALFFTIACSRSTPNVNSSPEASTSSTFKVALVVTGSKDNNSWSQACFEGLNLIKDKFNAQVDFTGLDGEDSEAALRKYAQSGYDLVIAASGGYIKAAEKVAREFPRTKFALITTYPGNNRNLGAVAFRSGEVGYLTGALAAMKTKSNKVGYIVGASYPVYKEEEALFRRGVKATNPSVQASTAFLNSWIDTDKATKVATDMVASGVDVLTINADEAGLAALKAVTQKPGVFVIGWAKDQYELAPGKVLTSVLQDIPNLVLNVAVLTQQGRWEGKLYKFGLKEKIYDFAPFRGTLTSQEEETFKTIREAVTTGKIDVSP; the protein is encoded by the coding sequence ATGCGATCGAGAGTAAGAGTTAATATTGTTGAGATACCGTTCAACAAATTTATCGGCGTACAAAAAGTAATATTGCTGCGAAAAGCTATTATGCGAATTCAATCTTTCTTGAAACAAATGACTCTGGGGGCTCTAGCTCTATTTTTTACGATCGCTTGCAGTCGATCGACTCCGAACGTAAACTCTTCCCCTGAAGCAAGTACCTCTAGCACCTTTAAAGTGGCCTTGGTCGTCACAGGCTCCAAAGACAACAACAGTTGGTCTCAAGCCTGCTTTGAAGGATTGAATCTAATTAAAGATAAATTTAATGCTCAGGTAGACTTTACTGGCCTTGACGGTGAAGATAGTGAAGCAGCCCTTCGCAAATATGCCCAGTCAGGCTATGACCTGGTAATTGCAGCCAGTGGTGGCTATATCAAAGCTGCCGAAAAGGTCGCTCGAGAATTTCCGCGAACGAAATTTGCCCTGATTACAACGTATCCAGGGAATAACAGAAATTTGGGGGCTGTTGCCTTTCGATCGGGTGAAGTGGGGTACCTCACAGGCGCTTTGGCTGCCATGAAGACCAAAAGCAATAAAGTTGGCTATATTGTGGGTGCATCTTATCCGGTTTACAAAGAAGAAGAAGCCTTGTTTAGGCGGGGAGTGAAGGCAACGAATCCCTCTGTTCAAGCCTCGACTGCTTTTCTCAACAGTTGGATTGATACGGACAAGGCCACCAAAGTTGCAACGGATATGGTGGCCTCTGGAGTCGATGTTTTGACAATCAACGCGGATGAGGCAGGGTTAGCCGCCCTAAAAGCCGTTACGCAAAAGCCAGGAGTCTTTGTGATTGGTTGGGCCAAGGATCAGTACGAACTGGCTCCCGGCAAAGTCCTAACTAGCGTTCTGCAGGACATTCCCAATCTGGTGCTAAATGTGGCAGTGTTAACCCAGCAAGGTCGCTGGGAAGGAAAACTTTACAAGTTTGGGCTCAAGGAAAAGATCTATGACTTTGCTCCTTTCCGTGGCACTCTCACGTCTCAGGAAGAGGAGACTTTCAAGACCATCCGAGAAGCTGTGACAACTGGCAAAATTGATGTTTCCCCTTAG